A window from Salvia miltiorrhiza cultivar Shanhuang (shh) chromosome 2, IMPLAD_Smil_shh, whole genome shotgun sequence encodes these proteins:
- the LOC131013242 gene encoding uncharacterized protein LOC131013242 gives MVRDIMAIPISSVASESAFSTGSRVLSKLRSSLTVNMLEALICAEDWLKSSSSDKFLQDEEDVSETELEKEFESVLTQLGMSGGHGVRGESSGDVPSQTSRSVLP, from the exons ATGGTGAGGGACATCATGGCTATCCCTATATCGAGCGTTGCTTCTGAGTCTGCATTTAGCACGGGTAGTCGTGTTTTATCTAAACTTAGAAGCTCGTTGACTGTTAATATGCTGGAGGCTTTGATATGCGCTGAGGATTGGCTCAAATCTAGTTCGTCGGATAAATTTCTccaagatgaagaagatgtgTCTGAGACTGAGTTAGAGAAGGAGTTTGAATCGG tTTTGACACAACTTGGGATGAGTGGAGGACATGGAGTTCGTGGAGAAAGTAGTGGAGATGTTCCTAGTCAGACAAGCCGAAGTGTCTTACCGTGA
- the LOC131008256 gene encoding LOW QUALITY PROTEIN: homeobox-leucine zipper protein HAT4-like (The sequence of the model RefSeq protein was modified relative to this genomic sequence to represent the inferred CDS: deleted 1 base in 1 codon) translates to PSPTVSSPNSTISSISGKRSEREATDDGERASSRGGISDEEDAENARKKLRLSKDQSAILEESFKEHNTLNPKQKKMDLAKRLGLRPMQVEVWFQNRRARTKLKQTEVDCEFLKRCCENLTEENRRLQKEVQELRAPKLSPQLYMQMTPPTTLTMCPSCEKVALPSTATALQARSSSCRAR, encoded by the exons CCATCTCCCACCGTCTCTTCCCCGAACAGCACCATCTCCAGCATCAGCGGCAAGCGCAGCGAGCGCGAAGCCACCGACGACGGCGAGAGGGCTTCCTCCCGCGGCGGCATCAGCGACGAAGAGGACGCCGAGAACGCCAGGAAGAAGCTCCGCCTCTCCAAGGATCAATCCGCCATTCTCGAGGAAAGCTTCAAAGAGCACAACACACTCAAtccaaagcaa aaaaaaatggatttggCAAAGAGATTGGGGCTGAGGCCTATGCAGGTTGAAGTCTGGTTCCAAAACAGGAGAGCAAGGACAAAATTAAAGCAAACAGAGGTAGACTGTGAGTTTCTAAAGAGATGTTGCGAGAATTTGACAGAGGAAAACAGAAGGCTGCAAAAGGAGGTTCAAGAGCTGCGTGCGCCTAAGCTATCTCCGCAGCTCTACATGCAAATGACACCTCCAACAACGCTCACTATGTGCCCTTCCTGTGAGAAAGTGGCGCTGCCGTCCACCGCCACCGCGCTTCAAGCCCGTTCCAGTAGCTGCCGCGCCCGCTAA